A stretch of the Schistocerca serialis cubense isolate TAMUIC-IGC-003099 chromosome 2, iqSchSeri2.2, whole genome shotgun sequence genome encodes the following:
- the LOC126455905 gene encoding uncharacterized protein LOC126455905 has protein sequence MEVWVRFGELNNCITVAIAGRGGPRLSQLLLDRIRWDDRRVELRQICHAHAALHRAAELLQRHLGTTVALAVANSFWGGIYSSYGLLVLCTVPKRTHASVINRSVWLSLFWVSLNAVRLSALAVCCSATCDRAESALVLVQRSAAMTPAVESHAGAAELAALQSQVAATPRLAFTAAGFLTVDRRLLVTVLSATVTYLVILGQIATL, from the coding sequence ATGGAGGTGTGGGTCAGGTTCGGAGAGTTGAACAACTGTATCACGGTCGCCATAGCGGGGCGGGGAGGTCCTCGCCTTTCCCAACTGCTGCTGGATCGCATCCGGTGGGACGACCGTCGGGTGGAGCTACGTCAGATCTGCCACGCACACGCTGCTCTCCACCGGGCGGCGGAGCTGCTGCAGCGGCACCTCGGCACCACCGTGGCTCTGGCGGTGGCGAACTCCTTCTGGGGCGGCATCTACAGCTCCTACGGACTGCTGGTGCTGTGTACGGTTCCGAAGCGGACGCACGCCTCCGTCATCAACCGCTCGGTGTGGCTGTCGCTGTTCTGGGTCTCGCTGAACGCCGTGCGGCTGTCGGCTCTGGCGGTGTGCTGCTCGGCGACCTGTGACCGGGCGGAGAGCGCGCTCGTGCTGGTGCAGCGGTCCGCGGCGATGACGCCGGCGGTGGAAAGCCACGCCGGGGCTGCGGAACTGGCGGCGCTGCAGAGCCAGGTGGCCGCCACGCCTCGCCTCGCCTTCACCGCCGCCGGCTTCCTCACGGTCGACCGCCGCCTGCTGGTAACCGTCCTCAGTGCCACCGTCACCTATCTGGTTATTCTGGGACAAATCGCTACGTTGTGA